One genomic segment of Terriglobales bacterium includes these proteins:
- the argB gene encoding acetylglutamate kinase: MKIVIKIGGVALDDSNLRRNCARAIASLAQDHNVAVVHGGGVALTRTLKQLGKTSEFINGLRVTDSETRDVALMVLAGGVNKQVVAELAAVGCQAVGMCGGDGLSFRARKKNGTAHDLGFVGEICSTDARWIEAVWGYGGVPVISSLALGVDGQYYNINADQMAAACAAACHASALIFLTDVPGVKDASGEVMRWLTLNEIPTLVEQSVVFGGMLPKLEACGEALRKGVGRVRILPALQAEVLPQFYRSKIDLGTEVMVA, encoded by the coding sequence CGCTCGTGCTATTGCCTCATTGGCCCAGGACCACAACGTCGCGGTGGTGCATGGCGGAGGTGTGGCTTTGACCCGCACCCTGAAGCAATTGGGTAAAACCAGCGAATTCATCAATGGTTTGCGGGTCACTGATAGCGAGACCCGCGACGTCGCGCTCATGGTGCTGGCCGGGGGAGTCAATAAGCAGGTGGTGGCGGAGCTCGCTGCGGTCGGCTGTCAGGCGGTGGGAATGTGCGGCGGAGATGGCCTGTCTTTCCGCGCCCGCAAGAAGAACGGTACCGCCCATGACTTGGGATTCGTCGGCGAGATTTGCTCTACCGATGCACGCTGGATCGAAGCGGTTTGGGGTTATGGCGGTGTCCCGGTGATCTCCAGCCTGGCGCTGGGTGTGGATGGCCAGTACTACAACATTAATGCCGACCAGATGGCCGCTGCCTGCGCCGCCGCCTGCCATGCCAGTGCACTTATCTTTTTGACTGACGTTCCCGGAGTGAAAGATGCCAGCGGTGAGGTCATGCGTTGGCTCACGTTGAACGAAATCCCCACTCTGGTGGAGCAATCCGTTGTGTTCGGAGGCATGCTGCCCAAGCTTGAGGCATGTGGGGAAGCTTTGCGCAAAGGCGTAGGACGCGTGCGTATTTTGCCGGCCTTGCAAGCAGAAGTGTTGCCGCAGTTCTATCGCTCGAAAATTGATTTAGGAACCGAGGTAATGGTGGCATGA